Proteins from a genomic interval of Anaerohalosphaeraceae bacterium:
- the rnr gene encoding ribonuclease R: MEHYKLQILNTLTRRDYEPMTASQLAGWLGVGREEAATFQKAVEDLRRNGQIVTDSRKNLVLPPLSDTVIGTFRANPRGFGFLVPITPNAHGDLFIAPDDINGAMNGDIVQAKVIRRGKRDGQWRYGGQIIQIIERSSDRFVGTLQRRQNLWFIQPEGKGFFGSIVLDDVSASGARENDKVVVEITRYPQNNQPARGAVIRILGRAGRYDTEIRAVMERFSLPEDFDEDCRQQARQAVEQFNPDEIGNRADLTEETIITIDPPDAKDFDDAISLRKDRDGNWRLGVHIADVSTFVPMQTPLDKEARRRGNSVYLPGKVIPMLPEVLSNGICSLQPGQRRFTKSVYITYSPDGKVLQTEFDNTVICSTARLTYEEADRILRGKARGFPGEVVALLKDMETLARAIEARRRKAGMIHLDLPETELVYDESGQVIDAHPADDSYPHTIIEMFMVEANEAVAGLLDRFRVPFLRRIHPAPDAQSAKNLGRFIKLFRMKVPRVLDRRAIQDLLDSVKDTPLSYAINTYVLRSLPRAEYSPLHIGHYALASTHYCHFTSPIRRYADLLVHRLIDCYIRGTLNKIGLEEVLPELELREIGRHLTWTEEQADQAEEELKTVLILQMLTRRVGDEMDTVVSGLTNFGVFVQCLKFGIEGLIEPGDLGLDEWRYDPRAQAVVGKWSGHSIHLGQPMKVRIVSVNVPARQLFVAPAEPLVQNRHNGRSRSAKGRGRKR, from the coding sequence ATGGAACATTATAAATTACAAATACTTAACACCCTGACACGACGGGATTATGAGCCGATGACGGCTTCGCAGCTGGCCGGCTGGCTGGGAGTCGGCAGGGAAGAGGCGGCCACCTTCCAGAAGGCCGTAGAGGACCTTCGCCGAAACGGACAAATTGTCACTGATTCGCGAAAAAACCTGGTGCTGCCCCCGCTGTCCGATACCGTCATCGGAACGTTTCGCGCCAACCCGAGGGGCTTTGGCTTTTTGGTTCCGATAACCCCCAATGCCCACGGCGACCTATTCATCGCTCCCGACGACATCAATGGGGCGATGAACGGCGATATCGTTCAGGCAAAGGTCATTCGGCGCGGCAAACGAGACGGCCAGTGGCGGTACGGCGGGCAAATTATCCAGATTATCGAACGAAGCAGCGACCGCTTTGTCGGCACCCTGCAGCGGCGGCAAAACCTCTGGTTCATCCAGCCGGAAGGCAAGGGCTTCTTCGGCTCCATTGTTCTTGACGACGTCTCCGCCAGCGGAGCCCGCGAGAACGACAAAGTCGTGGTGGAAATCACGCGCTATCCGCAGAACAATCAGCCGGCCCGCGGGGCGGTCATTCGAATTCTCGGCAGGGCTGGACGCTACGATACCGAAATCCGCGCCGTGATGGAACGGTTTTCCCTGCCGGAGGATTTCGATGAAGACTGCCGGCAGCAGGCCCGCCAGGCCGTCGAACAGTTCAATCCCGACGAAATCGGCAACCGGGCGGACCTGACCGAAGAAACCATCATCACCATCGACCCGCCGGATGCCAAAGACTTTGACGACGCCATCAGTCTGAGGAAAGACCGCGACGGCAACTGGCGTCTGGGCGTCCATATTGCCGATGTAAGCACCTTTGTCCCGATGCAGACCCCGCTGGACAAGGAGGCCCGCCGGCGCGGCAACAGCGTTTATCTGCCCGGCAAGGTCATCCCGATGCTGCCGGAGGTGCTCAGCAACGGCATCTGCTCGCTGCAGCCCGGCCAGCGGCGCTTCACCAAAAGCGTGTACATCACCTACAGCCCCGACGGCAAGGTCCTTCAGACGGAATTTGACAACACGGTGATTTGCTCTACGGCCCGTCTGACCTATGAAGAGGCCGACCGGATTCTGCGGGGAAAGGCCCGGGGCTTTCCGGGAGAAGTGGTCGCGCTGCTGAAAGATATGGAAACGCTGGCCCGAGCCATCGAGGCCCGGCGCCGCAAAGCCGGAATGATTCATCTGGACCTGCCGGAGACGGAGCTGGTTTATGATGAATCCGGGCAGGTCATCGACGCACATCCGGCGGACGACAGTTATCCGCACACCATCATCGAAATGTTTATGGTCGAGGCCAACGAGGCGGTCGCCGGTCTGCTGGATCGATTCCGGGTCCCTTTCCTTCGGCGAATTCACCCGGCGCCGGACGCCCAAAGCGCCAAAAACCTCGGACGTTTTATCAAGCTGTTCCGAATGAAGGTCCCCCGCGTCCTCGACCGTCGGGCCATTCAGGACCTGCTGGATTCCGTGAAAGACACGCCTCTTTCCTACGCCATCAACACGTATGTCCTCCGCAGTCTGCCCCGAGCGGAATACTCGCCCCTGCATATCGGGCACTATGCATTAGCCAGCACACACTACTGCCACTTCACCAGTCCCATCCGCCGCTACGCCGACCTGCTGGTTCATCGGCTTATCGACTGCTATATCCGCGGCACCCTGAACAAAATCGGGCTGGAAGAAGTCCTGCCCGAGCTGGAACTGCGGGAAATCGGCCGACACCTGACCTGGACAGAAGAACAGGCCGACCAGGCCGAAGAAGAGCTTAAAACCGTTCTGATTCTTCAAATGCTCACCAGACGCGTCGGCGACGAAATGGACACCGTTGTCTCCGGGCTGACCAATTTCGGCGTCTTTGTCCAGTGTCTGAAATTCGGCATCGAAGGGCTTATCGAACCCGGCGACCTGGGGCTGGACGAATGGAGATACGACCCGCGGGCCCAGGCCGTTGTCGGCAAATGGTCCGGACACAGCATTCACCTCGGCCAGCCGATGAAAGTGCGAATCGTGTCCGTAAATGTGCCGGCCCGTCAGCTTTTCGTCGCACCGGCGGAACCGCTTGTCCAGAATCGGCACAACGGACGCAGCCGCTCCGCCAAAGGCCGCGGCAGAAAAAGGTAA
- a CDS encoding AAA family ATPase, with protein MKIVVSGMVGLDKKEYLEEVCDYARRQGKDILLCNVGDRMYAEAPDVPPGRILDISRERLHSLRRSVFKDILAQARTHEHVVVNTHATFRWRHGLFPAFDFYQTRALKPDLFICIIDSAERLHVRLKKDHRSQHTLKDLLVWREEEILGTQMMQQGTRPEAPFYCLARGLHKNTVETFYRLAFEPQRPRAYLSFPMTHVAGLPDVIAEIDRFRDTMKEIFTCFDPGDLEEAYLPYYAKKAKQEGQKTIEVKALGQTVHFDVEEVLQIETDINSQIYARDFMLIDQSEMIISFVPALPDGMPALSSGVERELQHAHETAKQVYVIWIPKKAPSVFVTQTASRVFSSAQEALDFFRKEYGGRI; from the coding sequence ATGAAAATAGTGGTATCCGGCATGGTCGGATTGGATAAAAAGGAATACCTGGAGGAGGTTTGCGACTATGCCCGTCGGCAGGGCAAGGATATTCTGTTGTGCAATGTGGGGGATCGGATGTATGCCGAGGCGCCGGATGTGCCGCCGGGACGGATTCTGGACATCTCCCGGGAGCGGCTGCATTCGCTTCGCCGCAGTGTGTTTAAGGACATTCTGGCCCAGGCCCGCACCCACGAGCATGTGGTTGTCAATACGCATGCAACCTTCCGCTGGCGGCATGGGCTGTTTCCGGCGTTTGATTTTTACCAGACACGGGCTCTGAAGCCGGATTTGTTTATCTGTATTATCGACAGCGCCGAGCGGCTTCACGTGCGGCTCAAGAAAGACCACCGCAGTCAGCATACCCTTAAAGACCTGCTGGTCTGGCGCGAGGAGGAGATTCTGGGGACCCAGATGATGCAGCAGGGAACGCGACCGGAGGCGCCGTTTTACTGTCTGGCACGCGGGCTGCACAAGAATACGGTGGAGACCTTTTATCGTCTGGCGTTTGAACCCCAGCGGCCGCGGGCTTATCTGAGCTTTCCGATGACCCACGTGGCGGGACTGCCGGATGTGATTGCCGAGATTGACCGGTTTCGTGATACGATGAAGGAGATTTTTACCTGCTTTGACCCGGGCGATTTGGAGGAAGCGTACCTGCCGTATTATGCGAAAAAAGCCAAGCAGGAAGGCCAGAAAACCATCGAGGTGAAAGCCCTCGGCCAGACGGTCCATTTTGATGTGGAGGAGGTCCTTCAGATTGAAACCGACATCAACAGCCAGATTTATGCGCGGGATTTTATGCTGATTGACCAGTCGGAAATGATTATCAGTTTTGTGCCGGCCCTGCCGGATGGGATGCCGGCCTTGTCCAGCGGCGTGGAGCGCGAGCTTCAGCACGCTCACGAAACGGCCAAGCAGGTCTATGTAATCTGGATACCCAAGAAGGCCCCGTCGGTATTTGTGACCCAGACGGCCAGCCGGGTTTTTTCATCGGCTCAGGAGGCCCTGGACTTTTTCCGCAAAGAATACGGAGGGCGGATTTGA
- a CDS encoding DUF4954 family protein, whose amino-acid sequence MEHVVLLPAGQLGKNFIPSPYLPDGKDEFYLRNSQIPQPHPAWRHLRADELEQLVKNGNTADNWDDVLVTDEFEPAQIKNSSFFGLVRLGRMRSQILEHHDMQVPVGITNSRIVSCDIGDDTAIHNVSYLAHYIIGNRCILLNIHEMHTTNYAKFGNGIVKDGEPESVRIWLDLMNEAGGRRVIPFDEMITADAYLWAKYREDRLLLERLKEMTQKQFDSRRGYYGTVGDQCVIKNCQILKDVKIGAHCYIKGANKLKNLTINSSPEEPSQIGEGVELVNGIIGYGCHIFYGCKAVRFILGNNSNLKYGARLIHSFLGDNSTISCCEVLNNLIFPAHEQHHNNSFLIASVVLGQSNMAAGATVGSNHNSRANDNEVQAGRGFWPGLCTSIKHSSRFASFVLLSKGDYPAELDIPLPFSLLNNNVPLDRLEVMPAFWWLFNMYALARNTWKFLTRDKRIRKTQHIEFDSLAPDTAEEIFHAMRLLEEWTAKAYLRRQGQSPDSRSADDLAALGRTLLCSGEKGVADLEVLGEKMEKSSRKAVILKPIEGYQAYRQMLLYYAVKNLLSWMQANPQAHFEDLKTALQGPRCRHWVNLGGQLMPAEDVDRLRADIRDGKLQTWQQIHERYDQLWQRYPADKQKHAWATLCSLYETQTLTVEQWKEALRQTVQIQHLICRRVYESRKKDYDNPFRQATYRNSEEMLAVIGPLEENDFVKRVRQETEQFEAAAQAVLQRG is encoded by the coding sequence ATGGAACATGTGGTTCTGCTGCCGGCCGGTCAGCTCGGAAAGAATTTTATTCCTTCCCCCTATCTGCCGGACGGCAAAGACGAATTTTACCTTCGCAACAGTCAAATCCCTCAGCCCCATCCGGCCTGGCGTCATCTGCGGGCGGATGAACTGGAGCAGCTGGTCAAGAACGGCAACACGGCCGACAACTGGGATGATGTGCTGGTTACCGACGAGTTTGAGCCGGCACAAATCAAAAACAGCTCCTTTTTCGGACTAGTGCGGCTGGGACGAATGCGCAGCCAAATCCTCGAGCATCATGATATGCAGGTGCCGGTCGGCATCACCAACAGCCGGATTGTCTCCTGCGACATCGGCGATGATACCGCCATCCACAATGTCAGTTATCTGGCCCACTACATCATCGGGAACCGGTGCATTCTGCTGAACATTCACGAGATGCACACAACCAACTACGCCAAATTCGGCAACGGCATCGTCAAAGACGGTGAACCCGAATCCGTCCGCATCTGGCTGGACCTGATGAACGAAGCCGGCGGCCGGCGCGTAATCCCCTTCGACGAGATGATTACCGCCGACGCTTATCTGTGGGCGAAATATCGAGAGGACAGGCTGCTTCTGGAGCGGCTGAAGGAAATGACCCAGAAGCAGTTTGACAGCCGACGCGGCTACTACGGCACGGTCGGCGATCAGTGCGTCATCAAAAACTGTCAGATTCTCAAAGACGTCAAAATCGGCGCCCACTGTTATATTAAAGGGGCCAACAAACTCAAAAATCTGACCATCAATTCCTCCCCCGAAGAACCCAGCCAAATCGGCGAAGGGGTCGAACTGGTCAACGGCATCATCGGCTACGGCTGCCACATTTTCTACGGCTGCAAGGCCGTGCGTTTTATCCTCGGCAACAACTCCAATCTGAAATACGGCGCCCGACTGATTCATTCGTTCCTCGGCGACAACTCCACGATTTCCTGCTGCGAGGTGCTCAACAACCTGATTTTCCCTGCCCATGAACAGCACCACAACAACTCGTTTCTGATCGCCTCCGTCGTGCTGGGGCAAAGCAATATGGCCGCCGGGGCTACCGTCGGCTCCAACCACAACAGCCGAGCCAACGACAATGAAGTCCAGGCCGGACGCGGATTCTGGCCGGGCCTGTGTACCAGCATCAAACACTCTTCCCGGTTTGCCTCCTTTGTGCTGCTGTCCAAAGGAGATTATCCGGCCGAGCTGGATATTCCGCTTCCGTTTTCGCTGCTGAACAACAACGTTCCCTTAGATCGGCTGGAGGTCATGCCCGCCTTCTGGTGGCTGTTTAATATGTACGCGCTGGCCCGCAATACCTGGAAGTTTCTGACGCGCGACAAACGCATCCGCAAAACGCAGCATATTGAGTTTGACAGTCTGGCCCCGGATACCGCCGAGGAAATCTTCCATGCGATGCGGCTTCTGGAGGAGTGGACCGCCAAGGCCTATCTCCGCAGACAGGGGCAATCTCCCGACAGCCGCTCCGCCGACGACCTGGCCGCCCTCGGACGCACGCTGCTTTGCAGCGGCGAAAAGGGGGTCGCCGACCTGGAAGTGCTCGGCGAAAAAATGGAAAAATCCTCCCGAAAGGCCGTTATTCTCAAACCGATTGAAGGGTACCAAGCCTATCGGCAGATGCTTTTGTATTATGCAGTCAAGAATCTGCTCAGCTGGATGCAGGCCAACCCGCAGGCGCATTTTGAAGACCTGAAAACCGCCCTGCAGGGGCCGCGATGCCGGCACTGGGTCAATCTGGGCGGCCAGCTGATGCCTGCCGAAGATGTGGACCGGCTGCGGGCCGACATCCGCGACGGAAAACTGCAAACCTGGCAGCAGATTCATGAACGTTATGACCAGCTCTGGCAGCGGTATCCGGCCGACAAACAAAAGCACGCCTGGGCGACCCTGTGCTCGCTGTACGAGACTCAGACGCTGACTGTTGAGCAGTGGAAGGAGGCCCTTCGACAGACTGTCCAAATCCAGCATCTGATTTGCCGGCGGGTTTATGAATCCCGCAAAAAAGACTACGACAACCCCTTCCGGCAGGCCACCTACCGGAACAGCGAGGAAATGCTCGCCGTCATCGGGCCGCTGGAGGAAAACGATTTTGTCAAGCGAGTCCGTCAGGAAACCGAACAATTCGAGGCCGCTGCCCAGGCCGTTCTCCAACGAGGGTAA
- a CDS encoding NYN domain-containing protein, translated as MDSQNVHLAIKEQGWQLDFGRFRKYLADKYHVSKAFLFIGYLEKNQPLYENLRRQGYDLILKHAILLKNGKTKGNVDAELVLQALIEFPNYDEAVIASGDGDFYCLIQYLKNKGKLAKLLIPNQKKFSSLLREFIRSNDVAFMNNLRGKLEYR; from the coding sequence ATTGACAGTCAAAATGTACACTTGGCAATCAAAGAGCAAGGCTGGCAGCTGGACTTTGGACGTTTTCGAAAATATCTGGCCGATAAATATCATGTGAGCAAAGCATTCTTATTTATTGGATATCTGGAAAAAAACCAGCCGCTCTATGAAAACCTTAGAAGGCAAGGATACGATTTGATCCTCAAACATGCCATATTATTGAAAAACGGCAAAACAAAAGGGAATGTAGATGCAGAGCTTGTTCTTCAGGCCCTGATTGAATTTCCAAACTATGATGAGGCAGTGATTGCCTCAGGTGATGGAGACTTTTACTGTCTGATTCAATACTTAAAAAACAAAGGAAAACTGGCAAAACTGCTGATTCCGAATCAGAAAAAATTTTCTTCCCTGCTGCGTGAGTTCATTCGCTCTAACGACGTGGCTTTTATGAACAACCTTCGAGGAAAGCTGGAGTACCGATAA